Genomic window (Candidatus Margulisiibacteriota bacterium):
TACGAAGTTTCTAAGAAAATAGAAAAATTTGTTAAAGCTCCTGGTTATGTAGAAAAAGTATCAGTTGCCGTTATTCTTGATAGACAGATTTCAGAAGAACAAAACGCTTCGTTAAAGGAAGCAATCTCCTCAGCGGCGGGAATTGATACCCAAAGAGGCGACACAGTTTCTTTAAGCAATTTAGCATTTGATAAAACAAGCATGGAAACAACGAAGAAAGAAATGGCTCAGCAGCGACAAATATCCTTCATTATGAATATATTGAAGAATATTGGCTTAGGTTTGTTGTTAGTATTTACAGTTTTTTATGCTTGGACAAGGTTAAAAAAGCTACAGGCAGTTTCTGGTGCAGGTGGTTCTTGGGGGGTCAATATGACTGATTCTGGAAGAAGCGCAATGCCTGGAGTAGGTGCCGATGAAGAAGTGTATGCTCAAGAAGAAAGACGCTCAAACATGAGAAGGTCTCTAGATGATATGGTAGATGAAAATCCGGAGGTTTTTGCTCGTGTACTTAAAAAATGGTTAAGTGAGGGTTAATCTATATGGCAATTATGGAGATTACAACCGGCAGGAAAAAAGCCGCTACGCTACTTTTATCTTTAAGAAAAGAACAAATAGTTCAAGCACTTAAACAATTGAGCGAGTCGGAAGTTGAAGAACTGACAATGGAAATTGCAAGGATTCAGAATGTTTCCCCTAGTGAGCAAGACAAAGTTATTGAAGATTTTATCAGAGATGCAAAACAATCTGGAGGCAAGGTTCATT
Coding sequences:
- a CDS encoding flagellar M-ring protein FliF C-terminal domain-containing protein; the encoded protein is YEVSKKIEKFVKAPGYVEKVSVAVILDRQISEEQNASLKEAISSAAGIDTQRGDTVSLSNLAFDKTSMETTKKEMAQQRQISFIMNILKNIGLGLLLVFTVFYAWTRLKKLQAVSGAGGSWGVNMTDSGRSAMPGVGADEEVYAQEERRSNMRRSLDDMVDENPEVFARVLKKWLSEG